The following proteins are co-located in the Acropora palmata chromosome 11, jaAcrPala1.3, whole genome shotgun sequence genome:
- the LOC141898010 gene encoding complex III assembly factor LYRM7-like, whose translation MNSLRSKVLSCYRSLHRTRLKVFEGDKQALEAGKLRIQDEFAKHKNEADPSRILELIAAAESAEKFLRCNVVQGVQTERGTYKLKITKDTELQTNALPPRKKNS comes from the exons ATGAACAGCTTGAGATCAAAG GTGTTGTCATGCTACCGTTCACTCCATAGAACACGGCTAAAAGTCTTTGAGGGAGATAAGCAGGCTTTGGAGGCAGGGAAACTGCGGATACAAGATGAATTTGCTAAGCACAAAAATGAAGCTGATCCATCAAGAATATTAGAGCTTATAGCTGCAGCAGAAAgtgctgagaaatttctgagGTGTAATGTTGTGCAAGGAGTTCAAACTGAAAGAGGAACATATAAGTTGAAGATAACAAAAGATACTGAACTTCAAACAAATGCCCTACCCCCGAGGAAAAAGAACAGTTAG
- the LOC141896741 gene encoding uncharacterized protein LOC141896741 has product MQSQSLDHNEILNVRWATDDPNPRVVKRKLQKSKEQLVSAVLGDYDGPIEITSGCENGRQFQKRQRRDCESQDQQEAVSYYPNTDSQYCESNGSTNVREKHLLPNPATSCRTASSEQPKTLAELVKWSKEQALLDQTKLTLPEKQSKKKAELGSFSLVSAYDSSSDEEEEIKG; this is encoded by the coding sequence ATGCAAAGTCAGTCTCTAGATCACAATGAGATTTTAAACGTGAGGTGGGCAACAGATGATCCTAATCCACGGGTCGTAAAGCGAAAGCTGCAAAAAAGCAAGGAACAGCTTGTTAGTGCTGTTCTTGGCGACTATGACGGACCAATTGAAATTACATCGGGATGTGAAAATGGAAGGCAATTTCAGAAACGTCAAAGAAGAGACTGTGAATCTCAGGATCAACAAGAAGCAGTTAGTTACTATCCCAATACTGATTCTCAGTATTGTGAGAGTAATGGGAGTACTAATGTCAGAGAAAAGCATTTGCTTCCTAATCCAGCTACAAGTTGCCGCACTGCAAGCAGTGAACAACCAAAAACTCTGGCTGAACTTGTTAAGTGGTCTAAAGAACAGGCTTTACTTGACCAAACAAAGCTTACGTTGCCTGAAAAGCAAAGTAAGAAGAAAGCTGAATTGGGGAGCTTTTCACTCGTGTCTGCCTATGATTCATCTTCAGATGAGGAAGAAGAAATCAAAGGCTGA
- the LOC141896732 gene encoding decapping and exoribonuclease protein-like gives MKRSSNETETLPARKAGKFTSGTKSSFSVSQIEAFCGKLPFYRQPNEVGCFSLDDKRSFHDDKRQLRLFTPPHSINFDLRAGYEDFVKRDEEEKEGLEHLLRWINRHKEKFEIVQSPTATKSFPSESPASPSLHTDFITWRGHLTKIMCTPYEKRESWQMAATLYNGTIYVSEVETEENKHKRQNMEEKHKEMCFWGYNFESYVTSQVEGSLKATNGTKKSERPASNDSEAFITVIRTRLGKHSLVFGAEVDCCAKENGDAPANYIELKTSVQPHHHNQHFTFKRYKLIKWWAQSYLAGVPKIICGYRDHNGFVKELQTFNTLAIPRLVRDKGMWDSSICLNFLDRFLGWMKEIVRKSGPDVVYLFSWREPFIEVTVSEIVDGSQHVLPDWYLESCGSATSP, from the exons atgaaaCGTTCCTCTAATGAAACAGAAACTTTGCCGGCGAGgaaagctggaaaatttaCCTCGGGAACAAAAAGCAGCTTTTCTGTCAGTCAAATTGAAGCGTTTTGTGGGAAGCTGCCATTCTATCGTCAACCAAACGAAGTTGGATGTTTCTCTCTCGACGACAAAAGATCATTCCACGACGACAAACGGCAGTTGAGACTTTTCACACCTCCACACAGTATCAACTTCGACCTTCGTGCTGGATATGAAGATTTTGTAAAACGGgacgaagaagaaaaggaGGGACTTGAGCATTTATTGCGATGGATTAATCGACACaaagaaaagtttgaaattgTTCAAAGCCCAACTGCAACAAAATCGTTTCCAAGCGAAAGTCCTGCTTCTCCAAG CTTGCACACTGATTTCATAACATGGAGAGGACACTTAACAAAGATCATGTGCACTCCTTATGAAAAGCGAGAGTCTTGGCAGATGGCAGCAACACTCTACAATGGAACAATCTACGTAAGTGAGgtagaaactgaagaaaacaaacacaagagACAAAACAtggaagaaaaacacaaagaaatgtGTTTTTGGGGATACAACTTTGAAAGTTATGTCACATCACAAGTGGAAGGGAGTTTGAAGGCGAcaaatggaacaaaaaaatcagaaaGGCCTGCCAGCAATGACAGTGAGGCATTTATCACTGTAATTAGGACAAGACTTGGAAAACACTCATTGGTGTTTGGTGCAGAAGTAGATTGCTGTGCTAAG GAAAATGGTGATGCACCAGCAAACTACATTGAATTGAAGACCTCCGTTCAACCTCACCACCACAACCAGCATTTTACCTTTAAGCGCTACAAGCTCATCAAGTGGTGGGCCCAGTCATACCTTGCTGGTGTACCAAAGATCATCTGTGGTTACCGAGATCATAATGGTTTTGTCAAGGAACTTCAAACATTCAATACTTTAGCAATACCAAGGCTTGTCAGGGACAAAGGCATGTGGGACTCCTCCATTTGCCTGAATTTTCTGGATAGATTCCTCGGTTGGATGAAGGAGATAGTGAGGAAAAGTGGACCTGATGTAGTTTACTTGTTCTCATGGAGGGAACCATTCATAGAAGTGACTGTTTCTGAGATTGTGGATGGTTCTCAGCATGTCCTTCCTGACTGGTATTTGGAAAGTTGTGGCAGTGCCACCTCTCCTTAG
- the LOC141896736 gene encoding G patch domain and ankyrin repeat-containing protein 1-like produces the protein MSFEYVLQRFVSPKESSNTSISSNKSSKCGEQGLMSGEEARTFYESVLSSSADRSAVISQHFKPDGTQKSRKREKEGGVQNMYGSCKIGTSDMCLHCNDDDGDSYKNEYREYDTRIKPLPVVSSSNQRSVHQFLKSAQDGKLRPMQELLSKHNLDIDVCDQFSWTALMCASHSGQLNVVEFLLEKGATWKTCKDSNGNTALDLARLANNFDVVDLLLRYEGNVQPKKMRTMKNETCPKRGKSWCSICEEQFSDSKKVHQGSTMHLFNTQRKPQRTFYYIPEENVGYQMMLKSGWNEDQGLGPEGIGRKFPIKTILKRDRQGLGKKGNEQARVTHFGPNDRSAVKRRKVNKKEKQRSHEPRKNSYKERIIKDKKEKNWERNMRLYMNSE, from the exons ATGAGCTTTGAGTACGTGCTACAAAGGTTTGTATCTCCAAAAGAAAGTAGCAATACGAGTATTTCGTCAAATAAATCGTCCAAATGCGGCGAACAGGGACTAATGTCCGGCGAGGAAGCAAGAACATTTTACGAAAGCGTCTTGTCTTCTTCCGCCGATCGTTCGGCTGTAATTTCGCAACACTTTAAACCAGATGGAACTCAAAAGTCAAGGAAACGAGAGAAAGAAGGTGGAGTGCAAAATATGTATGGCTCTTGTAAAATTGGTACTTCAGACATGTGTCTTCAttgtaatgatgatgatggtgacaGTTATAAAAATGAATATCGTGAGTACGATACCAGAATTAAGCCGTTACCTGTTGTAAGTTCTTCAAATCAAAGGTCAGTACACCAGTTTCTCAAAAGTGCGCAGGATGGAAAATTAAGACCTATGCAGGAACTTCTGTCAAAACACAACCTGGACATTGATGTGTGTGATCAATTTTCTTGGACAGCACTGATGTGTGCATCGCACAGTGGCCAATTAAACGTCGTTGAATTTCTGTTGGAGAAAGGAGCTACTTGGAAAACTTGCAAAGATTCAAATGGAAATACAGCATTGGATCTGGCAAGACTTGCCAATAATTTTGATGTGGTAGATTTACTTTTGAGATATGAAGGTAATGTTCAGCCCAAGAAGATGAGAaccatgaaaaatgaaaccTGCCCCAAGAGGGGGAAATCTTGGTGTTCAATTTGCGAGGAACAGTTTAGTGACAGCAAGAAGGTACACCAAGGCTCAACGATGCACTTGTTTAATACACAGAGGAAACCTCAAAGGACATTTTATTACATCCCTGAGGAAAATGTTGGCTATCAAATGATGTTAAAATCTGGTTGGAATGAGGATCAAG GTTTAGGGCCAGAAGGCATTGGGAGAAAATTTCCAATCAAGACAATCCTGAAAAGAGATCGCCAGGGATTAGGAAAGAAGGGAAATGAACAAGCAAGGGTGACACATTTTGGTCCTAACGATCGCAGTGCTGTGAAGAGGAGAAAAGtgaacaaaaaagagaaacagagGAGTCATGAGCCAAGAAAAAACAGTTACAAGGAAAGGatcatcaaagacaagaaagaaaaaaactgggaAAGAAACATGAGGCTTTATATGAACTCAGAATGA
- the LOC141896743 gene encoding uncharacterized protein C16orf52 homolog A-like, giving the protein MDKFVIVGGFLCFAADVFAIASLATPEWVVTEFAGSVRLGLTVMCQKSDGQAEVCVTPELPQEWLATLLFMILGVIALTLTCIMLVMAPWKPSIVDAAKWIVFSGMVVFCLAALTFPMGFQMPEIGGQPYKLPHGTHVGPSFFLYIFCIVFTIASELCIFKVCPLLLR; this is encoded by the exons ATGGATAAGTTTGTCATTGTTGGCGGATTTCTTTGCTTTGCCGCCGACGTATTTGCGATTGCTTCCTTAGCTACTCCAGAATGGGTTGTAACAGAGTTTGCTG GTTCTGTACGACTTGGTTTGACAGTCATGTGTCAGAAGTCTGATGGCCAGGCTGAAGTCTGTGTCACACCAGAGCTGCCGCAAGAATGGCTGGCCACATTGCTATTTATGATTTTGGGCGTGATTGCTCTGACCCTGACTTGCATTATGCTAGTTATGGCTCCTTGGAAACCCTCCATTGTTGATGCAGCAAAGTGGATTGTATTCTCAGGAA tggTTGTGTTCTGTTTAGCGGCTCTGACATTTCCAATGGGATTTCAGATGCCAGAAATTGGAGGGCAACCATACAAGCTTCCTCATGGAACCCATGTTGGCCCATCTTTCTTCCTGTACATATTTTGTATAGTTTTTACAATTGCATCAGAACTGTGCATATTCAAAGTTTGTCCACTCTTGCTGAGATGA
- the LOC141896744 gene encoding large ribosomal subunit protein eL38 isoform X2: protein MPKQIHEIKDFLLTARRKDAKSVKIKKIKDTVKFKVRCSRYLYTLVINDKEKADKLKQSLPPGLAVKELK, encoded by the exons ATG CCGAAACAGATTCACGAAATTAAAGATTTCCTCCTTACTGCCAGACGGAAGGATGCCAAAT CtgtgaaaataaagaagaTCAAAGATACTGTGAAGTTCAAGGTTCGATGCAGCCGCTATCTCTACACTTTGGTCAtcaatgacaaagaaaaagctgATAAACTCAAGCAGTCTTTGCCTCCAG GTTTGGCTGTCAAGGAGTTGAAGTAA